Proteins from one Pongo abelii isolate AG06213 chromosome 7, NHGRI_mPonAbe1-v2.0_pri, whole genome shotgun sequence genomic window:
- the TM2D2 gene encoding TM2 domain-containing protein 2 isoform X1: protein MKKCLLPVLITCMQTAICKDRMMMIMILLVNYRPDEFIECEDPVDHVGNATASQELGYGCLKFGGQAYSDVEHTSVQCHALDGIECASPRTFLRENKPCIKYTGHYFITTLLYSFFLGCFGVDRFCLGHTGTAVGKLLTLGGLGIWWFVDLILLITGGLMPSDGSNWCTVY from the exons ATGAAGAAATGTCTTTTGCCTGTTCTGATTACGTGCATGCAAACAGCGATTTGCAAAGACCgtatgatgatgatcatgatcTTACTGGTGAATTACAGACCTGATGAATTTATAGAATGTGAAGACCCAGTGGATCATGTTGGAAATGCAACTGCATCCCAGGAACTTGGTTATGGTTGTCTCAag TTCGGCGGTCAGGCCTACAGCGATGTGGAACACACTTCAGTCCAGTGCCATGCCTTAGATGGAATTGAGTGTGCCAGTCCTAGGACCTTTCTACGAGAAAATAAACCTTGTATAAA GTATACTGGACACTACTTCATAACCACTTTACTCTACTCCTTCTTCCTGGGATGTTTTGGTGTGGATCGATTCTGTTTGGGACACACTGGCACTGCAGTAGGGAAGCTGTTGACACTTGGAGGACTTGGGATTTGGTGGTTTGTTGACCTTATTTTGCTAATTACTGGAGGGCTGATGCCAAGTGATGGCAGCAACTGGTGCACTGTTTACTAA
- the TM2D2 gene encoding TM2 domain-containing protein 2 precursor (The RefSeq protein has 3 substitutions compared to this genomic sequence), translating into MVLGGCPVSYLLLCGQAALLLGNLLLLHCVSRSHSQNATAEPELTSAGAAQPEGPGAAASWEYSDPHSPVILCSYLPDEFIECEDPVDHVGNATASQELGYGCLKFGGQAYSDVEHTSVQCHALAGIECASPRTFLRENKPCIKYTGHYFITTLLYSFFLGCFGVDRFCLGHTGTAVGKLLTLGGLGIWWFVDLILLITGGLMPSDGSNWCTVY; encoded by the exons GTGCGGCCAGGCGGCTTTGCTGCTGGGGAATTTACTTCTGCTGCATTGTGTGTCTCGGAGCCACTCGCAAAATGCGACCGCTGAGCCTGAGCTCACATCCGCTGGCGCCGCCCAGCCGGAGGGCCCCGGGGGTGCTGCGAGCTGGGAATATGGCGACCCCCACTCTCCGGTCATCCTCTGCTCTTACCT ACCTGATGAATTTATAGAATGTGAAGACCCAGTGGATCATGTTGGAAATGCAACTGCATCCCAGGAACTTGGTTATGGTTGTCTCAag TTCGGCGGTCAGGCCTACAGCGATGTGGAACACACTTCAGTCCAGTGCCATGCCTTAGATGGAATTGAGTGTGCCAGTCCTAGGACCTTTCTACGAGAAAATAAACCTTGTATAAA GTATACTGGACACTACTTCATAACCACTTTACTCTACTCCTTCTTCCTGGGATGTTTTGGTGTGGATCGATTCTGTTTGGGACACACTGGCACTGCAGTAGGGAAGCTGTTGACACTTGGAGGACTTGGGATTTGGTGGTTTGTTGACCTTATTTTGCTAATTACTGGAGGGCTGATGCCAAGTGATGGCAGCAACTGGTGCACTGTTTACTAA